In one window of Candidatus Krumholzibacteriia bacterium DNA:
- a CDS encoding multiheme c-type cytochrome, with protein sequence MFRNVREARENTFVIDAGNLFGHRREAERRQTEFLLDYTEQLGYEVFGVGPNDLNYGLDFLRQAEREHGFLFTNANLAIGDADPDELFPPYVIREVAGLKVGYVSVISPRYPIVTMTASADNFTTQSPRDALEGVLPTLREEADLIILLAQMPSAEIRQMLMDMGPGTGIDICIEGRDPRQYRRVNRVNGDIVLVAANHEGRYVGQLDMVVTPDGQIEDAAVTIHTLDKNNPEIGEIREAVDAFDARNKEQIGKVESFDHPRTHGSADEKFLGVHNCARCHTDAARSYAESAHARAFQSLVSKGQDQNPECVSCHVVGFDWKNGYDQVADASVPGREALKNVQCEACHGYGTEHARDGTWNAMARESCVTCHDQENSPDFDYETYWAQIAH encoded by the coding sequence TTGTTTCGGAACGTGCGTGAGGCTCGCGAGAACACCTTCGTGATCGACGCGGGCAACCTGTTCGGCCACCGCCGCGAGGCCGAACGGCGACAGACCGAGTTCCTGCTCGACTACACCGAGCAACTCGGCTACGAGGTCTTCGGCGTCGGCCCGAACGACCTCAACTACGGTCTGGACTTCCTGCGCCAGGCCGAGCGTGAGCACGGATTCCTGTTCACCAACGCCAACCTCGCGATCGGGGACGCCGATCCCGACGAGCTCTTCCCGCCCTACGTGATCCGTGAGGTCGCGGGGCTGAAGGTGGGCTACGTGTCGGTGATCAGCCCCCGCTACCCGATCGTCACCATGACCGCGTCGGCCGACAACTTCACGACGCAGTCGCCGCGCGACGCGCTCGAGGGCGTGCTCCCCACGTTGCGCGAAGAAGCCGACCTGATCATCCTGCTCGCCCAGATGCCGAGCGCGGAGATCCGACAGATGCTCATGGACATGGGCCCGGGCACGGGGATCGACATCTGCATCGAGGGACGCGACCCGCGGCAGTACCGCCGCGTGAACCGGGTGAACGGCGACATCGTACTCGTGGCGGCCAACCACGAGGGCCGCTACGTCGGTCAGCTCGACATGGTCGTCACGCCCGACGGGCAGATCGAGGACGCCGCCGTCACCATCCACACCCTCGACAAGAACAACCCCGAGATCGGGGAGATCCGCGAGGCCGTCGACGCCTTCGATGCCCGGAACAAGGAGCAGATCGGCAAGGTCGAGTCCTTCGACCACCCGCGGACCCACGGTTCGGCCGACGAGAAGTTCCTGGGTGTGCACAACTGTGCGCGGTGCCACACCGACGCGGCGCGTTCCTACGCCGAGTCCGCCCATGCCCGGGCGTTCCAGTCGCTGGTGTCGAAGGGCCAGGACCAGAATCCCGAGTGCGTGTCGTGTCACGTGGTCGGCTTCGACTGGAAGAACGGCTACGACCAGGTCGCGGATGCGTCCGTGCCGGGACGCGAGGCGTTGAAGAACGTCCAGTGCGAGGCCTGCCACGGCTACGGCACGGAGCACGCCCGCGACGGAACCTGGAATGCGATGGCGCGTGAATCCTGCGTCACCTGCCACGACCAGGAGAACAGCCCGGACTTCGACTATGAGACCTACTGGGCCCAGATCGCGCACTGA